A region of Candidatus Bathyarchaeia archaeon DNA encodes the following proteins:
- the hxlB gene encoding 6-phospho-3-hexuloisomerase — MAITKFNRAVEGIIGGVLSSLSSIDEAQVEKMIDILLESRDKKILIIGVGRSGLVGKAFAMRLMHLGFNVYVMGETITPAIGKGDLIIAISGSGTTKLAVTAAEIGKEVNARIIAITSFPDSDLGKLAEHVVVVRGRTKLAKEKDYFLRQIMGVHEPLAPLGTIFEISALVFLDSLVVELMHRLGETEEEMKNRHATIE; from the coding sequence TTGGCGATAACAAAGTTCAATCGCGCCGTCGAGGGCATAATAGGCGGCGTCCTCTCCTCCCTCTCTTCCATCGACGAGGCCCAAGTCGAGAAGATGATCGATATCCTATTGGAGTCGAGGGATAAGAAGATATTGATCATAGGCGTGGGGAGGAGCGGGCTCGTTGGGAAGGCCTTTGCCATGCGCCTCATGCACTTGGGCTTCAACGTCTACGTCATGGGGGAGACGATAACGCCCGCCATAGGGAAGGGGGATCTGATAATAGCGATCTCCGGATCGGGCACGACGAAGCTAGCCGTCACGGCAGCGGAGATAGGCAAGGAGGTGAACGCGAGGATAATTGCCATAACCTCCTTCCCGGATTCGGACCTTGGGAAGCTCGCGGAGCATGTGGTTGTCGTCAGGGGCAGGACCAAGCTGGCGAAGGAGAAGGATTATTTCTTGAGGCAGATAATGGGAGTCCATGAACCGCTGGCCCCCCTCGGGACGATCTTCGAGATATCCGCGCTCGTCTTCTTGGATAGCCTCGTCGTCGAACTCATGCATAGGCTCGGGGAAACCGAGGAGGAAATGAAGAACAGGCACGCCACCATAGAGTGA